From a region of the Acomys russatus chromosome 4, mAcoRus1.1, whole genome shotgun sequence genome:
- the Lcmt2 gene encoding tRNA wybutosine-synthesizing protein 4 has translation MGRRGRERRAGTVQGTNDSSALSKRSLAAHGYVRDDFAALLAPGPVRRTPLIHRGYYVRTRAVRHCVRAFLQLAAALPAPNRAQVLSLGSGSDSLYFRLKAAGLLARAAVWEVDFPDVSRLKAERIGETPELCALTGPFEIGDSASALCFASSDYRIVGADLRELPRLAEALGGAGLDFTSPTLLLAEAVLTYLDPTSAAALIAWAAQRFPDALFVIYEQMKPRDAFGQIMLQHFRRLNSPLHGLELFPDVDAQRLRFLQAGWAACSALDLNEFYRRLLPASERQRVETLEPFDEFEEWHLKCAHYFILAAYRGDTLSKTPVFPPSEVSFQIDPASPSGFLSARVVTSDYHQHSSLKRYGHASVLLSPGIIFSAGGFGEQEGRHCRVSRFHLLARSRDSEWKGSQISTLGTEEQWDGRLYHTMTRLSDTRVLVLGGRLSPVNPASGTLQLDLYKSEDNCPEGQNVTVTMAALEEDPVLSRWRHSTTEVCFQNQRYLFVYGGRSVSEPVLSDCHFLHVETMAWVRIPVEGAAPEGRHTHGACSWQGGALVAGGLGASEEPLSSVLFLRPMSSGFLWESIDIQPPITPRYSHTAHVFNGKLLLVGGVWIHSSSVPGVTVINLATGLSAEYQIDTASVPWPLMLHNHSSTLLPEERQLLLIGGGGNCFSFGTYFNPHTVALDLSPLS, from the coding sequence ATGGGCCGGCGAGGCCGCGAGCGCCGGGCGGGAACGGTCCAGGGCACAAACGACAGCAGCGCCCTGAGCAAGCGATCGCTAGCCGCACACGGATACGTGCGCGATGACTTCGCGGCGCTGCTGGCCCCAGGGCCCGTGCGGCGCACGCCGCTCATCCACCGCGGCTATTACGTACGCACGCGCGCCGTGCGTCACTGCGTGCGCGCCTTCCTCCAGCTCGCCGCCGCGCTCCCGGCCCCGAACAGGGCGCAGGTCCTGTCACTGGGCTCTGGCTCCGACTCGCTTTATTTTCGCCTGAAAGCTGCGGGCCTCCTGGCCCGGGCTGCCGTCTGGGAGGTGGACTTCCCGGACGTGTCTCGGCTCAAGGCGGAGAGGATCGGGGAGACCCCGGAGCTGTGCGCGCTGACCGGCCCTTTCGAGATCGGGGACTCGGCGTCAGCTCTGTGCTTCGCGAGCTCGGACTACCGCATCGTGGGCGCCGACCTGCGGGAGCTCCCGCGATTAGCCGAGGCCCTGGGCGGCGCGGGCCTGGACTTCACCTCGCCCACGCTGCTCCTGGCCGAGGCGGTGCTGACCTACCTGGACCCCACCAGTGCCGCGGCCCTCATCGCCTGGGCCGCCCAGCGTTTCCCCGACGCCCTTTTCGTAATCTATGAGCAGATGAAGCCGCGAGACGCCTTTGGGCAAATCATGCTGCAGCACTTTCGGCGGTTGAACTCGCCCCTgcatggcctggaactctttcCCGACGTGGATGCCCAGCGACTGCGCTTCCTTCAAGCTGGCTGGGCTGCCTGCAGCGCCCTGGACCTGAACGAGTTCTATCGCCGCCTTCTCCCCGCAAGTGAGCGCCAGCGGGTCGAGACGCTTGAGCCCTTTGATGAATTTGAGGAGTGGCATCTGAAGTGTGCCCACTATTTCATCCTGGCAGCATACAGGGGAGATACTCTGTCCAAAACCCCGGTGTTTCCGCCCTCGGAGGTTTCTTTTCAGATAGATCCTGCTTCGCCTTCGGGGTTTCTTTCTGCCAGAGTAGTCACTAGTGACTACCACCAGCACTCAAGCCTGAAGAGATATGGCCACGCCTCTGTCCTCCTGAGCCCTGGCATCATTTTCAGTGCTGGAGGCTTTGGAGAGCAAGAGGGACGACACTGCCGAGTGAGCAGGTTTCACTTGCTCGCGAGATCCCGTGACTCTGAGTGGAAAGGTAGCCAAATAAGTACCCTGGGGACTGAAGAGCAGTGGGATGGACGCCTTTATCACACCATGACAAGGCTTTCAGATACTCGGGTTCTGGTTCTTGGAGGGAGACTGTCCCCAGTAAATCCAGCCTCCGGGACCCTCCAACTTGATTTATACAAAAGTGAAGACAATTGCCCCGAGGGCCAAAATGTAACAGTAACAATGGCTGCCTTAGAAGAAGACCCCGTGTTGTCACGTTGGCGGCATTCAACAACAGAAGTCTGTTTTCAGAATCAGAGATACTTATTTGTGTATGGTGGCCGCAGTGTGTCGGAACCTGTGCTAAGTGACTGTCATTTCCTACATGTAGAGACAATGGCTTGGGTCAGAATCCCGGTGGAAGGGGCGGCACCGGAAGGTCGGCATACGCATGGTGCCTGCAGTTGGCAAGGCGGAGCGCTTGTCGCTGGAGGCCTTGGGGCTTCTGAGGAACCACTGAGCTCTGTCCTCTTTCTCAGACCAATGTCCTCTGGATTCCTCTGGGAATCAATAGATATCCAGCCCCCCATTACCCCAAGATACTCTCACACCGCTCATGTGTTTAATGGAAAGCTGCTCCTGGTTGGAGGGGTCTGGATTCATTCCTCCTCAGTGCCTGGAGTGACTGTTATCAATTTGGCTACAGGGTTGAGCGCTGAGTATCAGATTGACACAGCATCCGTGCCTTGGCCACTAATGTTGCATAACCACAGCAGTACCCTCCTTCCTGAAGAGCGGCAGCTCCTGCTTATTGGAGGTGGAGGGAACTGCTTTTCCTTTGGTACTTATTTCAACCCCCACACAGTGGCATTAgatctttctcccttaagttga